A genome region from Eurosta solidaginis isolate ZX-2024a chromosome 2, ASM4086904v1, whole genome shotgun sequence includes the following:
- the LOC137241027 gene encoding protein transport protein Sec24C-like, translated as MPNPISVIIENQNSAGGAFITNEQGLLPPFVTTKYVVEDQGNSSPRYVRSSLYCIPATADLLKTTALSITLTVSPMARTVEGEYEPPIVNFGELGAIRCNRCKAQ; from the exons atgccaaatccgataagcgttatcattgaaaatcaaaatagcgctggtggtgcttttattactaatgaacagggtttattaccaccatttgtgaccacaaaatatgtggtagaagatcagggtaactcctcgccacgttacgttag gtcgtctttgtattgcatacctgcaacagctgatttattaaaaacaacagctttgtccattacacttaccgtctcaccaatggcacgcacggttgagggtgaatatgagccacccattgtaaattttggtgaattgggtgcaataagatgcaatcgttgcaaggctcaatag